The Hippoglossus stenolepis isolate QCI-W04-F060 chromosome 12, HSTE1.2, whole genome shotgun sequence genome segment GATTAATGAACACCACAGTTGATTGAGGTTCTTGGAATATTTTATTAAACTCACTGTCAGTTTATAGTATAGTTTACATTATAACAGTTGGATCTTTTATTAGCTCAGTACATGCCAGTATCGTTGATATCCACCCTCAAGACTGCTTCACCTGAGTCAGACATGGAGGCACTGACAATAACATAATCGCCCTCATAAGAAATGGAGGAGCCGTCAGCTTTTCCTCTTACAAAGTTGTTTTCACCTCCATTATACATAATATCATACAGATTGTAGTCGCAgtcatttcctctttcaaaGATGCCCACAGCAAAATAGTTGGAGTAGAGGATCCGGTCATAGGGCACAGAGTACATGACAGCCATGACGTGGCTGTAGTCGTTCAGATCGGCATTGAAAAGGTCGTAGGTCAAGACGCCGACGGCTCCAGTTGCACAGCCGGTGCTCTTGTTGAACAATGCGCTGCCAGCGGAGCAGGGACCCACCATGGGTGGCAGAGGGACATCACAGCAACCGCTCTCAGTGAACACCctgaacacagaaacacaacgtGTCAGACAGGTCCGACATAAATCTTTTGTATCAAGTCAAACCATCAGTTTTATGTTAATGAGAGACAGTTTGTGAGTTCACCCACAAGCAGTCAAAACTATTGCATAATGTCACATGCCAATTCAAATATACTGcatggccaaaagtatgtggacagcTGAACATTTCAGCCAACACTTATATGTTGTGATAACATGTGATTCCATTTGGTTACAAGAGCCTTAGTAAAGTCAGTCAGTGGTTTTCCAGTGCAGAGGTGCAGGATGTGGTGGTGCAGGCCAAAGACATTCTACACCAAACTGGGAAACTCATTTCTCTCTGGACCAAATCTGAACTGCTCACGGTAGCTTaggttaaaaatgtatttagataCACAGAACAAAGAACGTGAATTACGTTCCTCACCACTTACATGAACACGATTCAAACAATGGACCTATTTGGACTTCAAGAACAGTTGCAGTAATGGCACTTTAATGTACAAAAGGGTATGTGAGTATTCAGACACACTTTAACAGTCACAGGGTGTCCCAACACGATGCAGTTTGAACAAGCAGGTAAACATGCAAAACCAAAAAATGATAGCTTAACTTTTTTTGGGGCATCATGTAATTGTCGCTGCTCACTAAATAAAAGTCCAGATTAAA includes the following:
- the LOC118118833 gene encoding DELTA-sagatoxin-Srs1a-like codes for the protein MPHRHCTVEVNNNSGSYTLANPRVFTESGCCDVPLPPMVGPCSAGSALFNKSTGCATGAVGVLTYDLFNADLNDYSHVMAVMYSVPYDRILYSNYFAVGIFERGNDCDYNLYDIMYNGGENNFVRGKADGSSISYEGDYVIVSASMSDSGEAVLRVDINDTGMY